A region of the Candidatus Rokuibacteriota bacterium genome:
GGTGGAGCAGCGGCGCCGAGAGGAGGACACGGCCACCTGGAACGAGCACGCGCCGGAACTCGGCGAGCATGTCCTCGTAGCGGTCCACGTATTGGATGACTTCGCTGCACAGGATGCCGCCCATCGAGTCCGACTTGAAGGGCAGCACCTCGGCGCTCCCCACGACGTCCGGCGCCTCGTCCGCGGCTAGGTTGAAGAGCACCCAGCGCCGGACGCCGCGCTTCGGCCGCCTGAAGTCGCCGCGCGGGACGCGCTTGCCACCGACGTCGAGCACGAGACCCGAGAGCCCTGGCGCCTGCCGCAGGAGCTCGGCGTCCAGCAGCGCGCGGCGGTAGGAAGCTCCGAGGCGCGGTCCTCTCACGCGGCAGACACCTCGCGATAGAGGGCGAGCAGGCGGTCCACCGAGAGGTCGGCGCTGAAGCGGCCTTCGACGTGGCGCCGGGCCTGCTCGCCCAACCGCAGGCGGAGGGGCTCGTCGAGCAGCAGTCGTTCGAGGGCGCGCGCGAGCCCGACCGGGTCATGGGGCTTGACGAGGAGCCCCGTCACGCCGTCCACCACGAGCTCCGGCGTGCCGCCGACCTGGGTGCCGACGACCGGGCGTCCGGCGGTCATGGCCTCCAGAATGACGCGGCTCAGCGAGTCGGGGATGATCGAAGGCACGGCGACGACGTCGGCCGCCGCGTAGAGCCCCAGCACGAGGGCGTTCGGCAGCGGCCCAAGACGGCGAAGCCAGGGCGCCTCGGGCAGCGGCGTGGCGCCTTCGCCGACGACGACGAAGACGGCGTCGGGCACGGCCGCGACCACGAGCGGAGCGGCCGCGGCGAGGTCGGCCGTCCCCTTGCCCGGCGAGAGCTTGCCGACATAGAGGACCACGGGCCGCCCCTCGAGCCCGTGGGCGCGGCGCGCCGCGGCGGCGCGCTCCGGCGAGGCCGGCGCCAGGAGCGGCGGGATGGTGTGGATCGTCTCGATCCGCCTCACGCCTTCGAGTAGCCCCGATCGCCGGTAAATCCCAAGGATGCCGTCGCTCACGCCCACGAGGGCGTCCAGACGGCGGAGGAAGCGCTGCTTGAAGCAGGCGTCCAGCCAGCCGCCGAGGAAGGCCAGCTTGGTCGCGAGCCGGGAGCGGCGCCCTCGCATGTAGAGATCGAAGTACTCCTGCGAGCACTCGCGCCAGAGCTTGCCCACGCCGCAGTCGTCCGGCCGGCGGTCGCCGTGATGCAGGCACATCGGCGCGGGATCGATGAGGCTGCCGTCGCGGATGGTGAGCAGCACGGGCACGCCGGTGAGCCGCCGCGCGATGAGACCGGGCAGCAGCATGTGCTTGTTCTGGGCGTGGATGACCTGGGCGCCCTCTTTGCTGACGGCGCGCGCCAGCTGGAGCCCGCACCAGATCGGGAAGAGCGGGTTCAGGACCACACGCTGGGACACGACCGCGCGGCCGGCCGGGCGCTTGACCGGGAAGGGGAAGCGGCGGACGCGGAACCCGTCGCGCTCCTCGAGCGCGGGCGCGCCGTAGTTGGGCGTGACGACGACCACGCGCTCCCCGTGGCGCGCGAGAGCCCGAGCCAGCGCCTCAGTGCTCCACTCGGCGCCGCCCGGCGCGTGAGGCGGGAAATATTCGTTCGCGAGACAGATGTTCACGCCGCCGCCTCGCGCACCGTGGCGTAGCCGCCGGCGGGCGCGCCCGCCAGCAGTCGATCGAGCCACGCCGCGCCGCCGCGGACGACGTCGCGGTCGTGGAAGGCCAGGACGCGCGCGTCGTCCACGAGCGTGAGTCCCGGCGCCGGCGCCCAGCGCGCCGCGCCGAGGCACGAGACGACTCGGATGCCCGCCGCGGCCGCGGCGCCGAGCGTCTTCTGCGACAGCACGTTGCCGGGCGGCACGAACGTCTCGACGGCGCGGCCGAGGAAGTCCTGAAGGATGGCCTGGGCCCGCCGCAGATGCTCGCGGTGCACGCTCTCGGGCAGCCAGTCGTAGAACTCCCGGTGCTCGGCCCGGTTGCCCGAGAAGAGCCGAGGCCGGAAGCGCCCGTCCTGGAGGACGCAGTGGGTGTAGCCGTGGTTGGCGACCTCGAGCAGGCCTCGCTCGACGCCGCGGCGGACCACACGACTGGCGTCAGGGAACTTGAGCGGGTACGGCACGACGGAGCCGTCGTCCTCGACCCAGCCGGCGGTGACGCCCACGGTCATTCGCGAGCCGGCGCGGGCGAGCCGCTCGAGCACCGCCTCCCAGTCCGCGGCGGTGAGCTCGCGGTAGGGGCCCCAGCGCTTGATCGGCGGCAGGTACTTGAGGAAGAGGAAGTTGCCGGGGAAGGGCAGCCTGAGTCCGCCCAGCGCGACACGCGTGAGCCCGTACACCTCGTGCCGCTTCGAGGCTGCGCCCACGTCGTCCATCCGGAGCGCGACGGCCGTGCCGCTCACTTCTGCGCCAGGAGCTCGATGTGGGGTGACACGCTCGCGAGACGGTAGTAGGCCCGCACCAGCGGCCACAGCGGGCTGCCCGTCTCGGGCATCCGCGCCTCCGCGGCCTCGAGCCGCGTCACCCGGGCGCCGGCCGCGCGGAAGAGCGATTCGAGCCGTCCCCGCAGGAGGGGCTGGAGCGTGTCCACGAAGCCGGTCGGCCGCTGCCGGGCGCGCAGGTACCAGCGCGCCAGGAGCTTCGGCATGCGCGGCAGCCAGAAGAGCTTGTAGTGCCCCTCGTAGCAGCTGAGCGCGTTGGGCCCATGGACGTAGACGGCCCCGCCGGAACGCGCGACCCGCATCATCTCCCGCACGGCCTCGGATACGCTCCCCACGTGCTCGAGCGTCGAGAAGCAGTAGACGAGGTCGAAGGTCCCGTCGCGGAAGGGCAGCGCCTCGACGGCGCCTAGCGCGGCCCCGCCGCCGCCCTCGTGCAGGGCCTTGAGCCGGCAGATCTCCACGGCGGCCGGCTCGGCGTCCACGCCGACGGCGCGCGCGCCCGCCCGCCGCGCCATCACGGTGAAGCCGCCCGTGCCGCAGCCGACGTTCAGGAGCCTGAGGCCCGCCACGGGTCGGCCGAGGACCGCCTCGAGGCGCGCCAGGTGGCCGGCCTCGTACGATTCCTCCCCGAGCCGCGCCGCGACCAGATCCCGCCAGCCGGGAATGCCGAGCGCGTCACGGTAGTAGCGCGTGTAGTACTGGGTGAGGCGGCTCCGCACCGGCTCGGGCCAGACGCCGGCCGAGCCCGTCGCGGCCACCTGCGACTGGCCCACGCTCATCGCCCGAGCGCCGCCAGGAGCGCCTCGACCACGGCTAGGCGCTCCTCGGCCGTGATCCCCACCGAGCACGGCAGCGACAGCCCACGCTCGTAGAGCCGCGCGGCGACCTCGACCTCGTAGGACTGGGCGGCCTTGAACACCGGCTGGGAATTGAGCGGGCGCCAGAGCGGCCGCGCCCCGATGCCCGCGG
Encoded here:
- a CDS encoding methyltransferase domain-containing protein produces the protein MRGPRLGASYRRALLDAELLRQAPGLSGLVLDVGGKRVPRGDFRRPKRGVRRWVLFNLAADEAPDVVGSAEVLPFKSDSMGGILCSEVIQYVDRYEDMLAEFRRVLVPGGRVLLSAPLLHRLDHPTDRHRFSAGRLCELFVRAGLEVETVTQQGCFFTTLANMLRQAAAHIRSRPLRALAAVPVLPAGACLRLLDRLPPVGRSAFLSSYTTGYLVIARRL
- a CDS encoding glycosyltransferase family 4 protein, coding for MNICLANEYFPPHAPGGAEWSTEALARALARHGERVVVVTPNYGAPALEERDGFRVRRFPFPVKRPAGRAVVSQRVVLNPLFPIWCGLQLARAVSKEGAQVIHAQNKHMLLPGLIARRLTGVPVLLTIRDGSLIDPAPMCLHHGDRRPDDCGVGKLWRECSQEYFDLYMRGRRSRLATKLAFLGGWLDACFKQRFLRRLDALVGVSDGILGIYRRSGLLEGVRRIETIHTIPPLLAPASPERAAAARRAHGLEGRPVVLYVGKLSPGKGTADLAAAAPLVVAAVPDAVFVVVGEGATPLPEAPWLRRLGPLPNALVLGLYAAADVVAVPSIIPDSLSRVILEAMTAGRPVVGTQVGGTPELVVDGVTGLLVKPHDPVGLARALERLLLDEPLRLRLGEQARRHVEGRFSADLSVDRLLALYREVSAA
- a CDS encoding polysaccharide deacetylase family protein, with translation MSGTAVALRMDDVGAASKRHEVYGLTRVALGGLRLPFPGNFLFLKYLPPIKRWGPYRELTAADWEAVLERLARAGSRMTVGVTAGWVEDDGSVVPYPLKFPDASRVVRRGVERGLLEVANHGYTHCVLQDGRFRPRLFSGNRAEHREFYDWLPESVHREHLRRAQAILQDFLGRAVETFVPPGNVLSQKTLGAAAAAGIRVVSCLGAARWAPAPGLTLVDDARVLAFHDRDVVRGGAAWLDRLLAGAPAGGYATVREAAA
- a CDS encoding methyltransferase domain-containing protein yields the protein MSVGQSQVAATGSAGVWPEPVRSRLTQYYTRYYRDALGIPGWRDLVAARLGEESYEAGHLARLEAVLGRPVAGLRLLNVGCGTGGFTVMARRAGARAVGVDAEPAAVEICRLKALHEGGGGAALGAVEALPFRDGTFDLVYCFSTLEHVGSVSEAVREMMRVARSGGAVYVHGPNALSCYEGHYKLFWLPRMPKLLARWYLRARQRPTGFVDTLQPLLRGRLESLFRAAGARVTRLEAAEARMPETGSPLWPLVRAYYRLASVSPHIELLAQK